The Roseovarius sp. EL26 genome window below encodes:
- a CDS encoding putative quinol monooxygenase: MHNTFKTPLALAAATTFAFAAVPSDAEDISPVVLAQFQLDGAEASGQPLTDFFDRILSGTHSYEGNMSAVYFVSQDDPSKILLLEEWESKADFDSYLNWRIERGDFAELTSLLESDPVLTFYER, translated from the coding sequence ATGCACAACACATTCAAAACCCCTCTCGCCCTGGCCGCTGCAACGACTTTTGCATTCGCCGCTGTTCCATCCGATGCGGAAGACATTTCACCCGTCGTCCTAGCCCAGTTCCAACTCGACGGAGCAGAAGCGTCCGGTCAACCATTGACGGATTTTTTTGATCGGATCTTGTCCGGCACGCATTCCTACGAAGGTAACATGAGCGCAGTCTACTTTGTTTCCCAAGACGACCCTAGCAAAATTCTCTTACTCGAAGAATGGGAAAGCAAAGCTGACTTCGATTCCTATCTGAACTGGCGGATCGAACGTGGCGACTTCGCAGAACTAACCTCACTTTTGGAATCAGACCCCGTTCTGACGTTCTACGAACGCTAA
- a CDS encoding calcium-binding protein, with product MLANVFDYNQTTEARVAALENYIRGEGNAGFLEHLQQINEEWNADNLEVLYSDPETFELAAYTYLYDQNLHLDYLSSFPQEIQTQLAQISAQAAADGSSGGFDAYGGFFKAAAGGAILTAAGAVERGPLYGGDEWSATGKVLGVIYGANYITEAIAARNSGNDVDHLNYVAFSLFSLGEGLGLSNLFNSTDARATSISAKGVGLAYLAGSVVGLAASVVQLHGAEDDAAETAAAIAVFNNSALTIGSFLTVLGTFSKFAGVAGPLGQAATIAFTVATVVSHSNGLFDVLHSTETSDEQKIAAAADFIIQLTPLGVTGFNAAAIVEAVQANEYRKELLKYQKHEHTDPDGLEYRGDELVGDYIHGQAVLNAVPLVNIVVPFIHTFGGRSANQWTDQEVRQEYGSYENLAIQGLEARNRYQAYESLDQVKEFLTDTDFDEYVTIGTYGWDALGRDTARFFHAQEQTEALEYNRGFVNRFTETSDDVQISDRYINYPGVDFVYDDHLYQISSPNDTSDKSQYVTIANTLYAYSGRLRETRDSDGDYRTNFDVYNDVWSDIHIYDKDANTVLNIQNVGFRVETANRNEWFHDTQPSYGNDVITSTNKVYVSMGAGDDYVILPLVSSTVDGGDGIDTVSYHVYDDGLIPGYYGTRESDLSISVYGTSGSGYVVNKHGYVTVPQIAYLYADPVTDSGDKNSIQYIGIVNGGLGIGYDIQSIDRLDNVEIIRGTQNNDIFYGRSRDDIFLGDGGRDLMYGGKGNDVLRGGDEADTIYGGDGDDVLIGGDSGERNNDPSSNRYQGDRLYGERGNDLFIVNGITDIYSHSNNGGNSRLPFSYITGGTGSDTVDFSNFDHSLHIALGDSTTERYASYGNAAIVRDSIFELYDGSYGSRVNTKGRVTFEDDLEGAVGTEFDDFISGNTLDNYLSGRAGDDQIYGGAGDDLLDGGLGSDTIFGEAGDDRFKQNTVGESDELNGGDGRDTVDYSDLFDTNAESGQTNHLGVTVDLLTGLASQSSQTTATDSLINIEAVIGSRLNDHITGSNEDNLLEGGEGNDTLYGKQGDDTLLGGDGDDNLYGGKGKDWLSGGQGSDILNGRENDDVFLLELNQGSQIRDYIYGGSGFDYVDYGADSYHSDSGDSSGLQQGVDLTLNNNGSAIATRPDGGTDVINGVEGILGSQYNDSFTGDNNNNFLNGRDGDDALAGGAGSDTLIGGNGADTLHGNDGNDVLAGGKGSDGLVGHEGDDVFLMEVYQNTTTRDYVYGGDGFDVVDYGAFDTRPIGFSTSTGNLDQGISLTLNDNGSAIATRADGGTDVINGVEGILGSRHDDQFEGDAGDNYIDGRSGDDTLSGGQGNDTLIGGEGSDVFLFEGHLGKDVINDFEDGLDTLTFQSSVFADVTSVLRMAAQIGDDFVFDFGNGSELTVLNTNYLEIYNDITLV from the coding sequence GTGCTAGCTAATGTATTTGACTATAATCAAACAACCGAAGCACGAGTTGCTGCGTTGGAAAATTATATACGCGGGGAAGGAAACGCAGGCTTCTTGGAGCACCTGCAGCAAATCAACGAAGAGTGGAATGCCGACAACCTAGAAGTGTTGTATTCTGATCCGGAGACGTTTGAACTCGCCGCCTATACATATCTTTATGATCAAAATCTACATTTGGACTATTTGAGTTCGTTTCCCCAAGAGATTCAAACGCAATTGGCGCAAATTTCTGCACAAGCCGCCGCTGATGGTTCAAGTGGAGGATTTGATGCGTACGGTGGGTTCTTCAAAGCGGCAGCCGGAGGAGCAATTCTAACAGCAGCGGGGGCTGTGGAACGCGGGCCTTTGTATGGTGGCGACGAATGGTCCGCTACGGGAAAAGTTCTGGGCGTAATCTACGGCGCAAATTACATTACAGAGGCGATTGCTGCCAGAAACTCAGGTAATGATGTTGATCATTTGAACTACGTCGCTTTCTCGCTGTTTTCATTGGGTGAGGGGTTGGGGCTATCAAACCTCTTCAACTCAACTGATGCGCGAGCAACCTCTATTTCAGCCAAAGGAGTTGGGCTTGCGTACTTGGCGGGGTCGGTTGTTGGCCTCGCAGCTTCAGTCGTACAATTGCACGGTGCTGAAGATGATGCTGCAGAAACAGCAGCTGCTATTGCCGTCTTTAACAATTCGGCATTAACGATTGGGTCATTTTTGACTGTCTTAGGCACGTTTTCCAAGTTTGCAGGCGTAGCTGGCCCACTTGGTCAAGCCGCTACGATTGCTTTTACGGTCGCGACAGTGGTGTCTCACAGTAATGGGCTATTTGACGTATTGCATAGCACAGAAACCAGCGATGAGCAAAAAATTGCCGCTGCTGCTGACTTCATAATTCAACTAACTCCATTGGGCGTTACTGGTTTCAACGCTGCAGCAATTGTAGAGGCGGTCCAGGCAAATGAATATCGAAAAGAGCTGTTGAAGTATCAGAAGCATGAACACACCGACCCCGATGGACTAGAATACAGGGGTGATGAACTTGTTGGAGACTACATTCACGGCCAAGCAGTCCTGAATGCAGTCCCACTTGTTAACATCGTTGTCCCGTTCATACACACGTTTGGTGGACGCAGTGCTAACCAGTGGACCGACCAAGAAGTTCGGCAGGAATACGGCAGTTATGAAAATCTTGCCATACAGGGTTTGGAAGCTCGAAACAGATATCAAGCATACGAAAGCCTAGATCAGGTAAAGGAATTTCTAACCGACACCGATTTTGATGAGTATGTCACAATAGGTACATATGGATGGGACGCTCTGGGAAGAGATACCGCTAGATTTTTTCATGCGCAAGAGCAAACTGAAGCGTTGGAATACAATCGTGGTTTTGTCAACCGATTTACTGAAACGTCAGATGATGTTCAAATAAGCGATAGATATATCAATTACCCGGGGGTTGACTTTGTATACGATGATCATCTTTACCAAATCTCTTCACCCAACGATACGTCCGATAAATCTCAGTACGTGACCATAGCGAACACCCTCTACGCTTACTCTGGAAGACTAAGAGAGACAAGAGACTCTGATGGTGACTACAGAACGAATTTTGACGTTTATAACGACGTATGGAGCGACATTCATATTTATGACAAAGATGCGAACACAGTACTTAACATTCAAAACGTTGGATTTAGGGTTGAGACAGCGAACAGAAATGAATGGTTTCATGACACACAACCAAGCTACGGAAACGATGTTATAACTTCGACAAATAAAGTTTATGTTTCGATGGGAGCCGGCGATGATTATGTTATATTGCCTCTTGTTAGTTCAACCGTAGACGGCGGTGATGGGATAGATACAGTCTCCTATCATGTCTATGATGATGGGCTAATACCAGGTTATTACGGCACGAGAGAATCGGATCTGTCAATCTCAGTCTACGGCACCTCAGGAAGTGGTTACGTTGTCAACAAACATGGATATGTAACAGTTCCTCAGATTGCTTACCTTTATGCGGATCCAGTCACCGATAGCGGCGACAAAAACTCAATACAGTACATTGGTATCGTAAACGGAGGTCTGGGCATTGGCTACGATATCCAAAGCATAGACCGCCTCGATAATGTTGAAATCATAAGAGGAACGCAAAATAATGACATTTTCTATGGCCGCTCTCGTGACGATATTTTTTTAGGGGATGGCGGGCGCGACTTGATGTACGGTGGTAAGGGCAACGATGTACTACGAGGCGGGGATGAAGCAGATACAATTTACGGTGGGGACGGAGACGACGTATTAATCGGCGGTGATTCCGGAGAACGGAACAATGATCCATCGAGTAACCGATATCAAGGTGATCGGCTTTATGGCGAGAGAGGTAATGACTTATTCATAGTTAATGGCATTACGGATATCTACTCCCATTCCAACAACGGTGGTAATTCAAGGCTGCCGTTTTCATATATTACTGGAGGAACAGGTTCTGATACTGTCGATTTTTCTAACTTCGATCACTCGCTTCATATTGCGCTCGGCGACTCAACAACCGAGCGATATGCGAGCTACGGGAACGCAGCGATTGTCAGAGATTCGATCTTCGAATTATATGATGGCAGCTATGGATCACGAGTAAACACAAAAGGTCGTGTGACGTTTGAGGACGATCTCGAAGGTGCTGTCGGGACCGAATTCGATGATTTCATTTCTGGGAATACTCTCGATAACTATCTAAGCGGAAGAGCCGGGGACGACCAGATCTACGGTGGTGCAGGTGACGATCTTCTTGACGGTGGCTTAGGCTCAGACACTATTTTTGGAGAGGCAGGAGATGACCGTTTCAAACAGAATACTGTCGGAGAATCTGATGAACTGAATGGCGGAGACGGTCGAGACACAGTTGATTATTCAGATCTCTTTGATACAAACGCTGAATCTGGACAAACCAACCATCTTGGTGTGACAGTTGATCTGCTCACTGGGTTAGCATCCCAGAGCAGTCAGACAACAGCGACAGACTCTCTTATAAATATTGAAGCCGTGATTGGATCGCGACTAAACGATCATATCACCGGCAGTAACGAGGACAACTTGCTCGAAGGGGGAGAAGGTAACGACACTCTCTATGGCAAGCAAGGAGATGATACCCTGCTCGGTGGTGACGGCGACGATAATCTTTACGGTGGTAAAGGAAAAGATTGGCTCTCTGGAGGACAAGGCAGTGATATTCTTAACGGCCGCGAGAACGATGACGTCTTTCTCTTGGAGCTAAATCAAGGTTCTCAAATTCGCGACTATATCTATGGTGGTAGCGGTTTCGACTATGTAGACTACGGGGCAGACAGCTATCATTCCGATAGCGGTGACAGTTCTGGCCTGCAGCAAGGTGTTGACCTCACCCTAAACAACAATGGATCTGCAATAGCTACACGACCTGATGGCGGTACAGATGTCATAAACGGTGTGGAAGGTATTCTCGGAAGTCAGTACAACGATAGTTTCACCGGGGACAATAATAACAACTTCTTAAATGGCCGCGATGGAGATGACGCTCTTGCGGGGGGAGCGGGGAGCGACACGCTCATCGGCGGTAACGGCGCAGATACGCTTCACGGCAATGATGGAAATGATGTTCTCGCTGGCGGCAAAGGCTCCGATGGCCTTGTAGGCCACGAGGGGGATGACGTTTTCTTGATGGAAGTGTATCAGAACACGACAACGCGTGACTATGTCTATGGTGGGGATGGATTTGATGTCGTCGACTATGGGGCCTTTGATACTAGGCCTATTGGGTTTTCCACCTCAACTGGAAACCTTGATCAAGGCATTAGTCTAACCCTTAACGATAATGGTTCCGCTATAGCGACACGGGCTGATGGCGGTACAGATGTTATCAATGGCGTAGAAGGCATACTTGGCAGCAGGCATGATGACCAATTTGAAGGCGACGCGGGCGATAATTACATTGATGGGCGTTCTGGTGATGATACGCTCTCTGGAGGCCAGGGGAACGATACGCTGATTGGTGGAGAGGGAAGCGACGTATTCCTCTTTGAGGGCCATCTGGGCAAAGATGTGATCAATGATTTCGAAGATGGACTCGATACACTTACGTTCCAAAGTTCTGTATTCGCCGACGTCACGAGTGTTTTGAGAATGGCGGCGCAAATTGGAGATGACTTTGTTTTT
- a CDS encoding LysR family transcriptional regulator: MKSLVSNQVRIFLAIVDAGSITKAADALDMGKSGVSDALKQLETSLGTQLLIRTTRRQSLTAMGQKFYRRCREMKDRSNAALEEVSEHLAEPMGALRITGPHAMVECTIAPALSDLVARYPRIEPELIVDDQRLNLIKRNIDLAFSIGELPDSEFKAQRIGVAKDILCASPEFCKKHGLEPEKGLLPDMINTLPYVAHHWETTEAVHHLAPLGGGKPLVFNFRKVATVNSVNAVQALIKDGTGIGILPHFLLRNRLGTGEFVVLLPQFEPRATGIYAIHPFGIVPPLSVRAMIDFMKQKLSEVA, translated from the coding sequence AGTTTCTAACCAAGTTCGCATCTTTCTAGCAATTGTAGATGCAGGTTCAATCACCAAAGCCGCTGACGCTTTGGACATGGGCAAGTCTGGCGTTAGTGATGCGCTCAAACAGCTTGAGACGTCACTCGGGACACAACTTCTGATCCGGACCACCCGTCGGCAGAGTCTGACAGCGATGGGCCAAAAATTCTACCGCCGGTGTCGGGAAATGAAGGACCGCTCGAATGCTGCATTGGAAGAAGTCAGCGAGCATCTTGCCGAACCCATGGGTGCGCTCCGCATTACTGGGCCACATGCAATGGTCGAATGCACGATAGCGCCCGCTTTGAGCGACTTGGTTGCGCGCTACCCGCGTATTGAACCCGAGTTGATCGTGGACGATCAGCGTCTGAATCTCATCAAAAGAAACATCGACCTTGCTTTTTCGATCGGTGAACTTCCCGATAGCGAGTTCAAAGCGCAACGGATAGGCGTGGCCAAGGACATCCTTTGTGCATCACCTGAATTTTGTAAAAAGCATGGGTTGGAGCCTGAAAAAGGGCTTCTTCCCGACATGATAAATACCCTTCCCTATGTCGCCCATCATTGGGAAACGACGGAAGCCGTACATCATCTCGCTCCGCTTGGCGGCGGAAAGCCTCTGGTTTTCAATTTTCGCAAAGTTGCTACCGTCAATTCCGTCAATGCCGTTCAAGCATTGATCAAGGATGGAACGGGCATCGGGATATTGCCTCACTTTTTACTGCGAAACCGTCTTGGAACAGGTGAATTTGTCGTGCTCCTGCCTCAATTCGAGCCCCGCGCCACAGGAATCTATGCAATCCACCCGTTTGGAATTGTACCACCTTTGAGCGTGCGGGCCATGATTGACTTTATGAAGCAGAAGCTGAGCGAAGTGGCGTAA